The genome window AATGTTATTCAAAAAAtggtttgatttatttatgtatttacaataattgCTATCATTGAAATGATAGTGGTTTAGGATACTTCTAATAACGTTTAAAACTAATAAGGTTTTAAACTAGGTTTAAAACTGTTGCATATACATAGTTGTATTATTTAAGATTAATTCTCCTGAAGAAGCGGGTACTTAAAAGTTTTTTACCCTCATCTAAAACTTGATTAAgtgttttttaataatgtattGTTACTCTACAGCTGCTCACCGACAATAATACCGTTAACCTGAACCACCTCAATTCGGATGGCTACACGCCGCTGCACCTGGCATGCGTCACCGACAAGCCGGATAATGTGAAGGCGCTGCTGCTAGCCGGCGCCGATGTCAATCTGAATGCCAAGAACATTAGCAAACTGTACAAAACATCGACGCCCACATCGGTGGCCTCCTTCTTACGCACCAATGCCAGCAAACTCTACACGCAGGATATGAAGTACGGTGGCACACCGTTGCATTGGTGCTCCTCCCGGGAAACGTTGCATGCGCTAATCATGGAAGGCTGCGATGTCAATGCCACCAACTTTGATGGACGCACTGCATTGCATGTGATGGTGGCACGCAATCGTTTCGAGTGCGTCGTCACGTTGCTCGCCCACGATGCGGATATTGATGTGTTGGACACGGAAGGCAATGCTGCGTTGCATATTGCCATTGAGAAGAAACTGGTGCCAATTGTGCAGTGTCTTGTGGTCTTTGGCTGTGACATTAATCTGAAGAACAAAGATGGCAAAACACCTCGTCACATGGTAGGAAACGATGCCAGTGGCAACAAAGAGGATGAAATATTGTACATATTACATTCGGTGGGTGCCAAACGCTGCTCGAACAGCAGCTCCAAATGTCCGCCTGGCTGCAATGCCAACGGCACCTACAACGGCATACCGCCGGAGGCGCCCGAATCTGTGGAACAGCGTGAGCACATTGAAAACATGTTGGCGACAACCAGTCGTCAAGTGGTCAGCGGTTTCCTCGGCGCAGCAGCGAATGGTTTACTGGACAAGCAACAGCCACCACCACAGTGAGTAACCTAATCTGTCAAAGCTGTAGCAGCACAACTAATCGCTCAACTCCTGCCCCACACAGAATGCCCGTTGTCGTGGACACGGAGAAGGAGCAAAAGGGTCAGAGCATCATGGACGCTTTGTTGGGCATGTTTACCACCAAAGTGAATGCAGAGGAAATCAAGAAGGACAACTCATCGGGCAGTTTAGCCAGTGCCACAGCGACGCCGCCCTCTGGCGCTGCCAGCCCCGAACAATTGCCCTCGCCCACATCACCAATAGCCGCCGAGGTGGGCGACAAGCCCTATGGTCGTGGTCGTCTGCTGTGCTTGGATGGCGGCGGCATTCGTGGCCTGGTCTTGGTGCAAATGCTGCTCGAGGTGGAGAAACTCTCGCGCACGCCCATCATCCATATGTTTGACTGGATTGCCGGCACCAGCACTGGAGGCATCTTGGCCTTGGGACTTGGTTGCGGCAAGACGATGCGACAGTGCATGGGATTGTATTTGCGCATGAAGGAGCAATGCTTTGTGGGCTCGCGTCCCTACAATAGCGAATACTTTGAGGCGATACTTAAAGATAATCTCGGCGAGTTCAATGTGATGACAGATATTAAACATCCCAAGATCATGGTCACAGGCGTCATGGCCGATCGCAAACCTGTCGATCTGCATCTGTTTCGCAATTACACGAGTGCCAGCGACATTCTGGGCATTGTGACTTCCATAAGTGAgtaaatgtttattgtttatatatgagcaatttatttactataatttATCTGGCAGGCAACCGTCGCATACCGCCACCACAACCGGAGGAGCAGCTGGTGTGGCGAGCTGCACGTGCCACGGGGAGCAGCTCCCTCGTATTTCCGTGCATTTGGTCGGTTCCTGGATGGCGGTTTGATTGCCAACAATCCCACGCTGGATGCCATGACTGAAATACATGAATATAATATGGCCCTGCGTAGTGCGGGTCGCGAATCGGAGGCTGTGCCCGTTTCCGTTGTGGTTTCATTGGGCACCGGTCATATACCGGTGACCGAACTCAAGGACATCGATGTGTTCCGGCCAGAGAGTATCTGGGATACCGCCAAGTTGGCCTACGGCATTTCAACTATTGGTGAGTGAAgcaatataaattgaaatgtaatttgtaACTAATCCCTCCTCGTTCCTAGGCAATCTGCTTGTGGATCAAGCCACCTGCTCCGATGGTCGTGTCGTGGATCGCGCACGCGCCTGGTGCAGCACCATCGGCATCCCGTACTATCGTTTCAATCCTCAGCTGAGCGAGGACATTGCCATGGACGAGAAGGACGATCAGAAGCTGATCAATATGCTGTGGCACACCAAGGCGTATATGCACAATAATCGCAACAAAATCATCGAGATGATTAATTTCCTGAAATAGCGCGCAAGACGGATTTAGACCGCATACACTTTAATAATTGCTGCATctcttctccctctctttttATATTGTCGTGtctgtatttttatttctgtaCACACTTTTAACACCCTTTCCGCGGTCTAAATCaggacacactcacacacactacacaaaacacactcccaccacaacaacaaagcaaaccaaacaCTTTTCCAGtccaaaataaattacaaatattattaactaAGTTTCGATGTTGTAACGAGGCTAACGCTAGAATTATGTTTTGTGTTAACGGAGTGTTAATATACAAATTCTAAATTTGCTGTTGAAGTCATCataatgtattattaattttgtgtatttattattgtacttgtatgaatatttttttgccaATTGGATTATTGCTAGTTTCTATGTTTGTAAACATTCCGTGCCGCTTTCAATTGATATTAGCACGAATTATGAATAAAACATTGATTAACTTAAATGTAAAActacttgttttaattgtaaatttagtTAATAGTTTAGAATACACGTTATCATAGAGCCAgtctctaaaaaaaaacaactatgAATTTTCAAAGTACATATGAATAATTTACTAAGAATTTCGGAAATAAACTAGTTTATAATAACGAAAAAAGTTGAATGgtatttattaagaaaaaaatcttGTTAAGCAGCTTCTTTAATAGCTTGCAAAggaaaaataactaaattcaTAGTCATttattcaaatgaattaatttacttatttctaAAAAGAATTTACGAACAATGCTAAACAACACTCATCTGTAAAAAAAAGTCGCTGTGTAAACATTGAATTATTTGCCACGCACAATTGCGGTTTTGCTGAGTTTCCAATTCTAAAGTGGAATTTTCCACAGTCTTGTATGAGTAATGCGAGATTTATTTAACTGAATCGTGTGTTTAATTTACatgaacataaataaacaacagtcacacccacacacacatgcaatagcaaaacaaaaccataTGTTTTTGCAGCTAATCCGATAACATACTGCTAAACTGTTATTAACAGCGAGCACTTATTTTTGATTGTAATAGCTagcaataattttgaaatttaattttgattattgaATTCTACTCCAGATAGCGTGATTAATGATTTATGTATTAATTCTATGCCAGTTTTTAAGTATAATCGACAGTAAATCGTTTAATGTTAAGCGATACTCACGAATGGGCAGCGTTGCCACATGGAGCGCACGCGCTGACAGTGCCATTTGAGACGCGTtggcagcaccagcagcacaaaatgtaaacaggaaaaaaaatcgagaaaaatacaaacaatacAGACAAAAAACGTAAGAAGCGCGTGaagaaaaagataaaaattttttagTGAGCCGAACAAGAACACAACGCAACGCAATAATTGAAAAGCAGAGCGACAACGCAACGCATTACGTACAACGTACACACCTCGGACATGTCCAATGAGCGTGTGGACACGGGCAACGACGAAGTGCCAATGCCAGTGGCAGTACAAGAACAAGAGCAGGCTGAAATGGAGCCCAGCATATCCATGTCCATGCCCACGATGCCTGTGTCGAAGGGCATTATGATAACGCCACCGCCACCAGTGATGCCCCCAACGCCGACATCGTCGCCCAACACACACGGCGAATGGCCCAATCTGAATCCCAATGCCAATCCATTCCAGCTGAGCAGAGATCGCAGCGGAACGGGGGAACGGGAACACTTTGCATTGCCGCATCTGCCGCCGTTGCCACTTAACGTTGACTATCTGCCGAGCCTAATACATCCCAGCACCCTGCCATCGAGCAGCAAGAGCTTCAAGATGCGTCCGCGCATGAAGCGTCTGATGTACTGCAGTTACAATAACATCCTAACCGAGTCCAATAATCGCAAATTGCGCACCGCCGCCTCCACCTGCAATATTGAGCTGCTCAATCGCATACTGGAATCCGGCGGCAATCCCAATGCCGCCGATGAATACAATCGCAGTCCATTGCATTTGGCTGCATGTCGTGGCTATATACCCATTGTGCAACAGCTGCTCAAATTTGGAGCCAATCCCAATGTGATTGACTCGCTGGGCAATACACCGCTCCACCTGGCGGTTATTTCGGCCAGCTCCAATAACTTCAATGTGGTTGTGCGTGTGCTCCTGCAAGGTGGCGCCAGTGTGCACATGTTTGACCGCAGCGGCAAGTCGCCATTGGAGTTGGCCGAGGCGAAATTGCGACTGCTGCGCAATCGCTACGATCATCCCACACCTGAGACCGCCAAGATCCTTGAGGATATGTGCATGCTAACCACTCTCATATTGCGCTACATGGTAAAGCAGCAGCGAGAGCTGGAGGATCTATCAGCGCTGGAGAAGCGACTGCAGAACCTGAGCACCAGTGATGATCAAGAGCAGGTGGTGTCCCAGACGGCTGACGAGCTGCTCGCCAGTGTCGAGCGTTTATCCATCAACAACAAGTAGAAGagaaggcaaaaagaaaacgcgGGCTCAAATTGCGTGCAAAAGggtaaacaataaattaattatatttcaatagtATAAACTGTAAATTAATCTTgtattttgcagttttttttacGTTTCCTAATTTGGCTGCCGTTGAGTTGGAGTTGGATTTCGTGTGTGTTATCCCACTGTGCATTCCTGGAGATGCagagacacgcacacacaaccaacgctcacatacacacactcaacacacacatacacatgtttCATGCGATCTTCTTTAttaagaatttcatttaagttttCATTGTTTACGCAAACAAACAATACACGACACACAAccacatacacaaacaaacaaaacaaaatatgtttacattttaagcTTTATGTTTAGCgcgccaaaacaaaaacatataaatttatgaaataaagatgcaatttgcaactgcaacacacaATTTAACACCTAATtacaataatacatttaactaaatgattacaataaaattacaaatcgTTAAATGTCTATTGTACtcactttaaaattaataaagaaaaaaacaaaacagcatcAACTTAGGCAAAACCGGCTTTCTGGGGTTAAGCCCATGTTTTACTCACATACCTatggtaaatatttgtatgtatgtattgtacaAAAAACCACTATGAAAGTTGACTGATCTGATCAGGCATTGAGATTTGTCTGCCGAATAGCCTTGTGGCGGCTAAAAGGGAAAGAATATAATGTGGGCGTGGTGTGTCATTGTTTTGTATTCtaaccaaaaataaacattgtacatatacatatatgtatatgtatgtacgtactCATAAGTACTTATGTatgaatatgtacatatgttgttatgtatgtatgtacaaaagCACTAAATTCCCTTTCTGCGCAATAATCGATAGCAAATAATAACGAAAATCGCATTAGTTAAGACTTCTTTTAATGACttgtagtttattttaatattcaacaaatatgaattaatttaactttaattctATAATTTTACTAATACTAAACTAACTATAAGGAATGTCATTATTGTAATACCAGTATTAGCTGTATTGTCGATAACACAATCAACCGCCGTTATCAACCAATCAAGGATTGTAAAGTTACAGAATTTAAAAACATCATTCACAGCTTATAATTTTGCACAGACCCACAGTGTAATGTTGTTTAGCAAATAATTTCGAAAGACGTTTATTTTGTACAATCACGGAAAGAGTAAGCTTTTCAAAATAACGCGCCTTTTAATGTgcgttttataaataaatcaatataccatatggaGTGTAACCAGGTGGCAATTAAACGGGTTTTGTATTTCAGCGTTaaaaggtatattttgaaaatctaGCTTGCGGTCACACTGCTTTGTTGCTTCTCAAAcgaaatattaacaataaatatatttttcactttacatttatttacttaaaaatgaTGCAGATGAAAGAATACAAGGAAGTGCCGCAAGACGCGCCACCTGCCGCACCTGGCGATAATAGTAAAAGCCCTGGTAAGAAATACCTATAGTGAAAACCAATATTTAGTGCATATAGAAGTTATTATTAtcgttatattttgtatatgcgCATATATCCGgttctgtgtgtgagtgtgctttttgtttgtgggCGGATGCCAAAAGTTGATGTAGTTTtgaataacataaatttattcaaatcataaattaaaaaatatatgtattttgccAACAGAGCCATGGATGAGCATTCCAGTGGGAAGCAACTGTCCACAAGGCCTTGAATACTTGACGGTGCTTGACCAGTTGTTGGTCTCGCAGAAAATCGAGAAACTGGAGCTACTCACTGGCTTTGAGGCAGCGAATCGCTTTAAGGTGAAGAACTCTTTGGGACAGAATGTCTACTCCGCGTATGAAGAGAGCAATTGCTGCACTCGCAACTGCTTGGGCCCAGCTCGTCCATTTGAGATGAAGATCTTGGATAATTTCCAAAACGAAGTGTTTCATCTGACCCGTCCATTTCGCTGCGATGCCTTGTGCTGTTTCCCCAGCTGCTTGAATATCTTGGAAGTATCAGCACCGCCAGGTCAAGTGATTGGCACTGTGGAGCAGGAGTGCACATTCCTTAGACCCAAGTTTGTGATTAAGAATACTTTCGGCGATGTTGTGCTCAGAATTGAGGGTCCCCTATGCCCTTGGAAATGCTTCAGTGATACCAACATGAAGGTCAGTCAGCAGCATTCATTATGTGATATACAAACCGATATGTATAGTAAATCGCTCTATGAGATTCGATGCAatcaaagcaacagcaatgacgtcattttgttgtcgttgtcgctatGCTTGAGTGCCATCTGTGTGTAGAATGCGAATCAATTGATATGTATATGTACTTTATATGTAGCTGCGATTTTATGTGTACATGTACGGAAGGGTGTGCCTGATTAATGTGATGTTTGCATTACTCTGTTTGTCTGCTCTTTTTAGGTATTCAGCGTAAACAACGAACAAATTGGCAAGATAACCAAACAATGGTCCGGACTTGGACGCGAACTGTTTACCGATGCCGATTACTTTAGCGTCACATTTCCCCTCAGTCTGGATGTGCGCATGAAGGCGCTGCTCTTAGCCGCCGTATTCTTAATCGTAAGTAAATCTTAATTTGTATCGAATCTATATTAAACATCTACCCATATTTTATAGGACATTATGTATTACGAGCATTagagagcaacaaacagcaaccaTCGACAACTTCATCGACTGCTTACTTGTTAcattttaagttttctttaaACTGCACGAATATTTACGTACGCACGTAACCAACGCAAGAACAAAAGTCTATTGGCTATCAGAATCTCCACACCAACTGCATCGAAATATCGTCCCGCATTTGTTGATTCTAACTCTTAATCTGAATGCAACTTGAGATTATCATTGCCAGCAACGTGCGCACAAATATCATTTTGAAAGGCACTTCAACTTATATTCTagcttatatttttttattctcgaatttttttattacaataactatatatttatatgttatatacatacGGAAAAGacgtatttgtatttgtcagACACTGACATTTGGTTGGCATTTAACGCACAatcccacgcacacacaaaatacaccacttttaacacacacacaacacactaTTAACACAAATGATAGAAAGAGTGCCTTAAAAAAGTCCTAGTTGTTGTACACTTTAAGTCCACCCCAACCCAAAGCCCCGTCAACTGGCTCCAGATCCGAGTATATATAGTAgctatttttgtatgtactTAAAAACCGAAATCGATTGTTAAAAACGTTACACGTTATTTGGGACTAAAATGttatttgcattcattttgcATTGAATATTTCATGAATTTTTAAACTACCAAAAACCGAACAAAAAACACTTAGTTATGCTGTATTTTCTTGacataattattgtataataaaagaaattctattttatataaacCAAATTGTGTGCGGCATATATTTACAAACAGTcatgtaattaattaatgatacGATTTTTAAGATGGGAATGTTAAGTTTGCAACAACTTCACTGCTTAATTGTTCTTGGCAAAGTACTTGGTCTTCTCCTCCGGATTGGGCACAAtctacaaaaaggaaatacaaGTTCGATGATGGAACTACGCCAATGCTTTCTCTACTTACCGTATCTGCGCCTGGTTTCCAGCCAGCTGGACACACTTCACCATGGGTATCAGTGTACTGGAAGGCCTGAACCAAACGAATGGTCTCATCCACCGAGCGACCCACGGGTAGATCGTTCATGGTGATTTGGCGCAGAACACCGCGCTGATCGATGATGAAGAGACCACGCAACGCATGGCCACTAGCCTCCAGATAAACTCCATAGTCCTTGCTAATCTTGTGCGTCAAATCGGACAGCAGTGGAATCTTAACACTGCCCAAGCCGCCTTCCTTACGTGGTGTATTGATCCAGGCCAAGTGTGTGAAGTGGGAATCAACGCTAGCCGCAATCACCTCAGTGTTGATCTTACGGAACTCAGCAATGCGATCGGAGAATGCGATAATTTCGGTCGGGCAAACGAATGTGCTGTAAGTGTTGATGAAATGATTATAACACAAGCCAGATGTGTGCTTCTAGTGGCGCAACTTACAAATCCAGCGGGTAGAAAAGCAGTACGACGTATTTACCCAGATATTGAGAGAGCGATAGTTGAACAATTTCTTTGTTGACAACAGCGGTGCCCTCGAATGGAGGAGCTGGCTTCGAAACTAAAAAGAAATGTCATTAATTAGGATTGATGTTTAATTAAGAAAGTTTCTTTGGCGGATAACTGTATTCAGTGGACACTCGCTTTTattttcagaaaaattttacctttttttgATCACACCCCTATTAGCTGGACACAAATTGTGCTCAAATAGAGAATTCACTGTACTTACTAACTGCTTTCGTGTACTGCAATTGATGGTCGCCCTTGGGATCGCCAGCGGGATAAACGGAACCACCAGCAAACGAATAGCAGGATTCATTTTCATCGgcctttattgttgttgctgctgccagaAGCAACATGAGGGCTAAGCagcctttgttgttgttgttcatgtttTCACTGGTTTCAATGCTGTAAAGAAAGCACAGTTATATTTGTGAATACATTATTGCAATTAGCCATGGCATTAATATTCATTCGACACGCGACGCCTTTGACTTCTCCCACACCCCTTAAagcacacacaccaacacacatattatatgtgtatttgtgtttagaatttCCCCTTTCGAGAGACGCACTTTTTGGCCACGCAGTCAAAAATTCTGCCTCCTCATCGGTAGTTCACTTAAGAGCCAACTACAGTTCAATTGTCTTCAGCGATTGCAGATGGGGGGCGACACCAACTATATATGATAAGCGGGAATCTTATCAATTTTTTATACACGAATAAAAACGAACACAGCTACTGCACTATGCGTgttgtaaataatttcaattcaatttgctcaCGAGAATTTCACAGAGTACTACAAAGCAGAGTCGATATATGAGTGTAGATTGTTCTCCCTTCCGCGTGTGAACCTTTAGTgacataaaaatatgtttacacAGCCTGTCTACCTTTTGTTTATAACAATTATGAGCTTTTAAATTCAACAGGCTCGCCGACTGTTGATTTTTGTACCAAACAATATGTCTGTGCAAGCACTTACCGGCTAGCGATGTGTCGATGCAAAATATCGCTTGTCTCGTGCTAAGTTGTCGTGGTGCGCCTCGCACGATAATGAAGTGCTGTTTGTAATAATTACtgttattttgaaaatgatcttaattataaattgaccataagtaaaataataaaaaaaaaagggcatACGTAATAAAAACGGTTcgtttgtaaatttattttagagaATTAATAGACTTGCTATACTCGCACAAAAATGTACCATCAACTTGTTGCGATGTGTGATCGATTTcaacaatatcgatatttacaACCCTTTcgcaataatttaaattgcggCGATTATTATCATCGAAATAATTCCcaatcattaaaaaattgcaaaacacaGTAAAGTTCACTTTTCTGTTTGTACTTACGCGCtataaactttattaaaatatatttatataaattgcttgcgcttataaataaaattttacgCTTGGAGTCAAAACAACATGTAGGTATTCCATTTAtgcatgttttttttgtttgcttactTTCTAcgacaaataaatatatgcactttatgtataatattatatgacATTTTCGCAAtttcgaaaacaaaaaaactccAACAAATTGAGCAAAATTTGTATGCAGATTGCACGGAAAGCgagaacattttaaaatacacgGTTTTTTAGTATgcaaaattatcaattatacGTAGTTATGTACTAGCTTTGATTGAGAAAGTATTGTGAGAGTTGATGTGGGGCATGCCCCTGAAAAATGCATGTTGCAGCAAGTTTTGCATTGTATTGCATAACGAAGAAGGCAAAGGCCTAGCTCTCCCAGACCTCGTCACGCTGTTTGGCAGCTAAAAGTTTGCGTTCTGCGAAATAGAGAAAAGCATTTGTAAATCATATTAACTATTGTCAAAGCAGACAAGACTTACCTTTGGCTTCTCGAAGCACACGTCGTTCCTTCTCCCTATCCTCCGGTGCAGTGGGCAGTTTAACACCCAAAGCACCCGATACCAGACGACGCGCCAGCGCTGTGCAAGTCTCGGGACGCTGACGATACGGCTGCAGCGATGTGGCACCGGCCTTCTTGGCCTTGAGGCGGGACTCTAAGGTGGCCGCAGCCAGCGGCTTCAATTTGACAAATGGATGGCCCATGGTCAGCACCTCAGCAGctgttaaattgaattgtttttatttatttacacaacACGTTAGCTCAAGCTACTCACCAATATCAGAACTGCTAAACACAGCCAAGGCATGAGTGTCATCCACCCATTTAATGTCAAAGCCGGTGCCTTTGTATTTGGAGAAGAGCATCAACAAGTCGGGTGTCTTGAATTCAACCGGAAAATTGGAAATCTCCAGCACGTGTGGAAATTCCTCCTCATTTAGTAGTGATTGCTTAATATGGTAAACCTGCAAGTaaagtatgtaaatataaGTTATGGGGaacttttatataatttctgtTTCTACTTACGCTATAGTCCATTTTGGGTAGCTCGATTTTGCACTTGCCCACGGAGTCGGTGAGCTCCTGCAATATCTTGGGATCCAAGCAGTCGCCGTTCTCATCGAACATGTTCTCCCAATCATCGCCGTTCTCCTCCTCATCATCCTCGGTGGTGCTGTCGGCAGAGGCCGTCGCGGTCGCAACTGATGCTGTGGCCGTGACCTTTGGTGCTGTCTCAATCTTATCGGGAATCTCCAGCACGTCGGATACAAAGGTT of Drosophila nasuta strain 15112-1781.00 chromosome 3, ASM2355853v1, whole genome shotgun sequence contains these proteins:
- the LOC132790830 gene encoding peroxiredoxin-2, whose product is MNNNNKGCLALMLLLAAATTIKADENESCYSFAGGSVYPAGDPKGDHQLQYTKAVISKPAPPFEGTAVVNKEIVQLSLSQYLGKYVVLLFYPLDFTFVCPTEIIAFSDRIAEFRKINTEVIAASVDSHFTHLAWINTPRKEGGLGSVKIPLLSDLTHKISKDYGVYLEASGHALRGLFIIDQRGVLRQITMNDLPVGRSVDETIRLVQAFQYTDTHGEVCPAGWKPGADTIVPNPEEKTKYFAKNN
- the LOC132790829 gene encoding phospholipid scramblase 2 encodes the protein MMQMKEYKEVPQDAPPAAPGDNSKSPEPWMSIPVGSNCPQGLEYLTVLDQLLVSQKIEKLELLTGFEAANRFKVKNSLGQNVYSAYEESNCCTRNCLGPARPFEMKILDNFQNEVFHLTRPFRCDALCCFPSCLNILEVSAPPGQVIGTVEQECTFLRPKFVIKNTFGDVVLRIEGPLCPWKCFSDTNMKVFSVNNEQIGKITKQWSGLGRELFTDADYFSVTFPLSLDVRMKALLLAAVFLIDIMYYEH
- the LOC132794452 gene encoding LOW QUALITY PROTEIN: 85/88 kDa calcium-independent phospholipase A2-like (The sequence of the model RefSeq protein was modified relative to this genomic sequence to represent the inferred CDS: deleted 1 base in 1 codon); the protein is MSWLAFGAFASGFVLQRLLGGDVPPNKVVEIKSESLGTLQVLARDDSMVLFAPPFNSNDKRAVYEIILQRPTSDSNTTSFSLFRSPVQSDAEEKFNTFMQRLPVFVGIVKEYYNVNGLQKVCDALSENPSWTLAHLVAYFNLLEYISNPKVVQCIDVADHTTLMSPFQLAIKQGHIEMVKVLLPFSKMEHLDINSNSVFHYAASTTKEIINLLTDNNTVNLNHLNSDGYTPLHLACVTDKPDNVKALLLAGADVNLNAKNISKLYKTSTPTSVASFLRTNASKLYTQDMKYGGTPLHWCSSRETLHALIMEGCDVNATNFDGRTALHVMVARNRFECVVTLLAHDADIDVLDTEGNAALHIAIEKKLVPIVQCLVVFGCDINLKNKDGKTPRHMVGNDASGNKEDEILYILHSVGAKRCSNSSSKCPPGCNANGTYNGIPPEAPESVEQREHIENMLATTSRQVVSGFLGAAANGLLDKQQPPPQMPVVVDTEKEQKGQSIMDALLGMFTTKVNAEEIKKDNSSGSLASATATPPSGAASPEQLPSPTSPIAAEVGDKPYGRGRLLCLDGGGIRGLVLVQMLLEVEKLSRTPIIHMFDWIAGTSTGGILALGLGCGKTMRQCMGLYLRMKEQCFVGSRPYNSEYFEAILKDNLGEFNVMTDIKHPKIMVTGVMADRKPVDLHLFRNYTSASDILGIVTSISNRRIPPPQPEEQLVWRAARATGAAPSYFRAFGRFLDGGLIANNPTLDAMTEIHEYNMALRSAGRESEAVPVSVVVSLGTGHIPVTELKDIDVFRPESIWDTAKLAYGISTIGNLLVDQATCSDGRVVDRARAWCSTIGIPYYRFNPQLSEDIAMDEKDDQKLINMLWHTKAYMHNNRNKIIEMINFLK
- the LOC132794457 gene encoding ankyrin repeat domain-containing protein 54, with product MSNERVDTGNDEVPMPVAVQEQEQAEMEPSISMSMPTMPVSKGIMITPPPPVMPPTPTSSPNTHGEWPNLNPNANPFQLSRDRSGTGEREHFALPHLPPLPLNVDYLPSLIHPSTLPSSSKSFKMRPRMKRLMYCSYNNILTESNNRKLRTAASTCNIELLNRILESGGNPNAADEYNRSPLHLAACRGYIPIVQQLLKFGANPNVIDSLGNTPLHLAVISASSNNFNVVVRVLLQGGASVHMFDRSGKSPLELAEAKLRLLRNRYDHPTPETAKILEDMCMLTTLILRYMVKQQRELEDLSALEKRLQNLSTSDDQEQVVSQTADELLASVERLSINNK